The Streptomyces nigra genome includes the window GGGAAGGGCCATCAGTGTCGCCACCAGCGGGTGGCGGCGGCCCTGGCGGCGCGGCGCGGTGCGCGCCTGGGTGCGGATCAGTGCCCGCGGTGCCGTCTGGGCCATGGCCCCTCTCCTGACCTGTGTCGGATGTTCGTCTGCAGCGGCGGGCGTCTGACCTCGGGGGACGAGTGCTGCACCCGCCGCTTGACCTCAAATCTAGGGGCGCGGCCCGTTCCGCACGTCATGCCCTCGTACCGATTGGCGGGCCTCCCGGAGGATGAGCCCTCGCGGGCGGTGTACTCCCCTGGGTGGAGACGGGTGCGCGGGTCTCGGGGTCTTCCCGGAGGGGGCGCCCGGTCCGCCCGGTTTCTCCGGGTGTCCGAGGGGGCTCTCGAGGAGGACACAGGTCGTGCGGTGGCACGGACCGGGCGTTGTCTCGCCTTCCGGGTGACATCGCTCACTCGGTGACGGTGGATGGGACCGCGATCTTTCCGGGGGTTCCTCTTCCGCCCGCCGCCGACCCCGCCGTACGGCTCGTGTCCCCCTCCCCCGTCACTCCCGGCACACCGGTCTCCTGTCCGGCCCCAACCGCCGTTGCCCGGCCGGAGATTGACGGACCGTCCGAGGTGAAGTCGCTTGAGCGGTCGGCGCTCTGACCACCTTTCACCTTCCCGGTCCGCGCCCGACAATCCACCGGGCCGAGAGGGCGCGGCCTCTGCGCACGGCGGGCCGTGGAAACGTAAGCTGTGGCACGTCACACGGACCGGGCAGCGGGGATGAACATGGCGATGATGCGCCTGAGGCGCGAGGACCCGCGCGTCGTCGGATCGTTCAGGCTTCACAGACGGCTGGGCGCGGGCGGAATGGGCGTCGTGTACCTGGGCTCCGACAAGAAGGGGCAGCGGGTCGCGCTCAAGGTGATCCGGCCCGATCTGGCGGAGGACCAGGAGTTCCGCTCCCGGTTCGCGCGGGAGGTCTCGGCGGCACGGCGGATCCGGGGCGGGTGTACGGCCCGGCTGGTGGCCGCCGATCTGGAGGCGGACCGTCCGTGGTTCGCCACGCAGTACGTGCCCGGCCCCTCCCTGCACGACAAGGTCGCCGACGAGGGCCCGCTCGGCGCGGCGGAGGTCGCGGCGGTGGGGGCCGCGCTGTCCGAGGGGCTGGTCGCGGTCCACGAGGCCGGGGTCGTGCACCGGGATCTGAAGCCGTCCAACATCCTGCTGTCCCCCAAGGGGCCGCGGATCATCGACTTCGGCATCGCCTGGGCCACCGGCGCCTCGACCCTCACCCATGTCGGGACGGCGGTCGGCTCGCCCGGCTTCCTCGCACCGGAGCAGGTGCGCGGCGCCGCCGTCACGCCGGCCACGGACGTCTTCTCGCTCGGTGCGACGCTCGCGTACGCGTCGATGGGTGACTCGCCGTTCGGGCACGGCAGTTCCGAGGTGATGCTGTACCGCGTCGTGCACGAGGAGGCGCAGCTGCACGGGGTGCCCGACGCCCTCGCGCCGCTCGTGCGCGCCTGTCTGGCGAAGGACCCCGAGGAACGGCCCAGCACGCTCCAGCTCTCGCTGCGGCTGAAGGAGATCGCCGCGCGGGAGGCGCAGGACCTCGGGGACGTACGCCCGCCGGCGCAGCGTGCCGCCGAGGCGGACCGGGTGACCGGCCGGCTCGCCGAGACCTATCCCGAACCGCAGCGGGTGCAGCGGCGCTCGCCAGGCACTCCGCCGCCCCGGGGCGGCGCGGCCGGACCGCGCGGCGGGGGCGCGGGACGGGTGCCCGGGCCCGCCCGGGACGGTTCCGCGCCGCGGACCGGTGGTGGTCCCGCATCGCGGACCGGTGGCGGCTCCGCGTCCCGCGCGGGGTCCCGGCCGACGCCCGCGCCGCGCGGCAATCCGCGCGGGGGCAACGGCGGCCGGCCCACGACCCGCGGCGGCGCCGGGCGTCAGGCGCCGCGTCCCACCGGGACCGGGCGCCGGCCCGCCAATCCGCAGCTGCTGCGGCAGCGGCTGTTCGTGTTCGTCGTGGTGACGCTGCTCGTGGCGCTCGGGATCGCGGCCGCCCAGGGCTGCCAGGGCCCGGACCGCGGCCTCGGCGGCACCGGCGGGCCGCCCGCGCAGGAGCGGGTGGCGCCGGACCACGGAACGATGGACGAGCGGTACTCCTCGGAGTTCGAGATCCCGGAGTAGGACTAGGGCGTGTTTCGAAAGTGGCGTCGTTCGCCCGGAGGGCGGGGCGCGCGGCGTCTGGTGCCGGGGGCACCTCCCACGCCCTTCAGGCAGTGGGGGAGCATCGCAAGGCGGGGGACCGTCCGCGTACTGGACGTACGTGGACGGTCCGACAACGCGGCGAGGTGCCGTGCCAGACGTCGCGCGCCAGACGGGACTTTCGAAACACGCCCTAGGACTACAGGTCGGGGCGGCCTGTCGCGACCGCGTAGAAGGCGACCGCGGCCGCCGCGCCGACGTTGAGCGAGTCGACGCCGTGCGACATCGGAATGCGGACCCATTCGTCGGCGGCGACCAGGGCCTGGGTGGACAGGCCGTCGCCCTCGGCGCCGAGCATCAGGGCGACCCGGTCCATCCGGTGCGGGGCGGCCTCGTCCAGGGTCTTCGCCTTCTCGTCCGGGGTCAGGGCGAGGAGGGAGAAGCCGGCCTCGCGGACCGTCTCCAGCGCCTTGGGCCAGGTGTCCAGACGGGCGTACGGCACGGAGAAGACCGCGCCCATGGAGACCTTGACGCTCCGGCGGTACAGCGGGTCGGCGCAGTCCGGGGAGAGCAGGACGGCGTCCATGCCGAGGGCCGCGGCGGAGCGGAAGATCGCGCCGATGTTGGTGTGGTCGTTGACCCCCTCCATCACGACGACCCGGCGGGCGCTTCGCAGCAGTTCGGTCGCGTCGGGCAGCGGCTTGCGCTGCATGGACGCCAGCGCGCCCCGGTGCACGTGATAGCCGGTGACCTGTTCGGCGAGGTCCGGGCTGACCGCGTAGACGGGGGCCGGGAGTTCGTCGATGACGTCGCGCATCACGTCGATCCACTTGGCGGAGAGCAGCATCGAGCGCATCTCGTAGCCGGCCTCCTTGGCCCGTCTGATGACCTTCTCGCCCTCGGCGATGAACAGGCCCTCGGCGGGCTCGCGCCGTCGGCGCAGGTCGACGTCGGTCAGGCCCGTGTAGTCGCGCAGACGCGGGTCGTCGGGGTCGTCGACGGTGATGAGATCGGCCACAGAGTGATACTGCCTTGTCCTGGGTGCGGTGCCAACGGTGCGGAGAGGGTCTGTTACCCCGGGTTACGGAATGGCTCAGGCGGTGGGGGCCGGGCCCGCCTTCACGACGTCGCCGATGACGATGACCGCGGGCGGCTTCACCTCGTGCTCGACCACCGCGGCGCCCGCCGTGGCCAGTGTCGCGTCGACCCGGCGCTGTCCGGCCGTGGTGCCCTCCTGGACCAGCGCCACCGGGGTGTCCGGGGACTTGCCGTGCGCCATGAGCGTCTCGGCGACCTTGCCGAGGGTGCCGACGCCCATGAGGATCACCAGCGTGCCGGTCAGCTTGGCGAGGGACGGCCAGTCCACCAGGGACCGCTCGTCGTCGGGGGCGACATGACCGCTGACCACGGTGAACTCATGGGCCACGCCCCGGTGGGTGACCGGGATGCCGGCGGCGCCGGGCACGGAGATCGAGCTGGAGATGCCGGGTACGACCGTGCACGGGATACCGGCCTCGGCGAGCGCCTGGACCTCCTCCATGCCCCGGCCGTAGACGAAGGGGTCGCCGCCCTTGAGGCGGACGACCGACTTGCCCTGCCGGGCGTGCTCGATGAGGGCCTCGTTGATGGCCTCCTGCGCCATGAACCTGCCGTACGGCAGCTTCGCCGCGTCGATCACCTCGACGCCGGGCGGCAGTTCGGCGAGGAGGTCGCGCGGGCCGAGGTGGTCGGCGATGACGACGTCGGCCTCGGCGAGCAGCCGGCGGCCGCGCACGGTGATCAGGTCCGGGTCGCCAGGACCGCCGCCGACCAGGGCGACACCCGCCTTGCGGGTGCGGTGGTGCGGGGCGACGAGCGTGCCGTCGCGCAGGCCCTCGACGACCGCGTCACGGATGGCGGCGGTGTGCCGGGGATCGCGGCCGCGTGCCTCGGTCGTCAGGACGGCGACGGTGACACCCTCGCTGTGGCCGGTGGCCGGGGTCCAGGCCGTCGCGGCGTCGGCGTCGTCGGAGCGGACGCACCACACGCGGTGCCGCTCGGCCTCGGCGGAGGCGGCCGTGTTCGCCTCGGGGTCGCTGGTGGCGATGAGGGCGTACCAGGCGTCCGCGAGGTCGCCCTCCTCGTAGCGGCGCCGGTCCCAGGTGAGCTCCCCCGCGTCCGCCATCGCCTCGACCGACGGGGTCACCTCGGGGGACACCAGCCGGATGTCGGCGCCGGCCGCCACGAGCGCCGGGAGGCGGCGCTGGGCGACCTGGCCACCGCCGAGGACGACGACCCGGCGACCGGTCAGGCGCAGGCCTACGGGATAGGCGGGGTGTTCGGCCATGAGGGTGCGGCTCCCTTGGGGGTGGCGGCGGGGCGATGCCCTGACGTGCGGATTTTATGCTGCGGGCGCGGGCGGCGGTACGGGTGTCCGAAGGCTGGGCGCGCTCGCGCGCACATGGCGGGGACCCGGAGCGCGTGGCTCCGGGTCCCCGCAGACATGCGGTTACTTCTCGGTGACTCCCGCCGAGTCGAACGTCGCCACCTCGTGCATCGCCCGGGCCGTGCTCTGGACGAGCGGGAGGGCCAGGAGCGCGCCCGTGCCCTCGCCGAGCCGCAGGTCGAGGTCGACCAGCGGGCGCAGACCGAGCTTGTTCAGGGCGGCCACATGGCCGGGTTCGGCGCTGCGGTGACCCGCGATGCAGGCGGCGAGCACCTCGGGGGCGATCGCGCGGGCCACCAGTGCGGCGGCGCCGGCGCTCACGCCGTCCAGGATGACGGGCGTCCGCAGGGAGGCGCCGCCGAGCAGCAGGCCGACGAGCGCGGCGTGCTCCAGGCCGCCGATCGCGGCGAGGACCCCGATGGGGTCGGCCGGGTCGGGCTGGTGGAAGTCCAGCGCACGCCGGACGACTTCGGTCTTGCGGGCCAGCGTCTCGTCGTTGATGCCGGTGCCGCGGCCGGTGACCTCGGCCGGGTCGGTCCCGGTGTACAGGGAGATCAGCGCGGCGGACGCCGTGGTGTTGGCGATGCCCATCTCACCGGTCAGCAGGGCCTTGTTGCCGGCCGCCACCAGGTCGCGGGCGGTCTCGATGCCGACCTCGATGGCCTGCTTGGCCTCCTCGCGGGACATCGCGGGACCGGTCGTCATGTCGGCGGTGCCGGCGCGGACCTTGCGGGGCAGCAGGCCCGGGGTCGCCGGGAGGTCGGCTGCCACGCCGACGTCGACCACGCAGACCTCGGCGCCGACCTGGGCGGCGAAGGCGTTGCAGACCGCGCCGCCGCCGAGGAAGTTGGCGACCATCTGGGCCGTGACCTCCTGCGGCCAGGGGGTGACGCCCTGGGCGTGCACACCGTGGTCCCCTGCGAAGATCGCGACGGCCGCGGGCTCCGGGATCGGCGGCGGGCACTGCCGGGACAGGCCCGACAGCTGCGCGGAGATGATCTCCAGCATGCCGAGCGCGCCGGCCGGCTTGGTCATGCGCTTCTGACGCTCCCACGCCTCGCCGAGCGCCTTGGCGTCCAGCGGGCGGATCTGCGCGACGGTCTCGGCGAGCAGGTCGTGCGGCTCCTCGCCGGGCAGGGCGCGGCGGCCGTACGTCTCCTCGTGGACGACCCAGGACAGCGGGCGGCGCTTGGACCAGCCCGCCTGGAGCAGCTCGGGCTCGTCCGGGAACTCGTCGACGTATCCGACGCACAGGTAGGCGATGACCTCCAGGTGCTCGGGCAGGCCGAGGGCGCGGACCATCTCGCGCTCGTCGAAGAAGCTGACCCAGCCGACGCCGAGGCCCTCGGCGCGGGCGGCGAGCCAGAGGTTCTCGACCGCGAGGGCGGCGGAGTACGGCGCCATCTGCGGCTGGGTGTGCCGGCCGAGGGTGTGGCGGCCGCCGCGGGTGGGGTCGGCGGTGACGACGATGTTCACCGGGGTGTCGAGGATGGCCTCGATCTTCAGTTCCTTGAACTGCTTGGCCCGGCCCTTGGGCAGCGACTTGGCGTACGCCTCGCGCTGGCGCATGGCCAGTTCGTGCATGGTGCGCCGGGTCTCCGAGGAGCGGATGACAACGAAGTCCCAGGGCTGGGAGTGGCCGACGGAGGGCGCGGTGTGGGCGGCCTCCAGGACCCGGAGCAGCACCTCGTGCGGGATGGGGTCGCTGCGGAAGCCGTTGCGGATGTCGCGGCGCTCGCGCATCACCTTGAGGACGGCCTCGCGCTCGGCGTCGTCGTAGCCGGGCGCGGCGGGACCGCCGTTGCCGCGCGGCTCCGCCTCGGCCGGGACCTCCTCGGTCTGCGCGTCCTGGTCCGCCCGGTCCTCGTCGGCGGCCCGGGTGTCCAGGTCGTCGGCGTGCTGGACGAGCCCGGCGTCGGCCTCGCGGGGTGCGGGCACCTCGGCGACGGCGGGGTCCTGCGGCTCCTCGGTGGGCAGGATCAGCGGCTGCGGCGGGGTGGGCGCGAGGTGCGGCGTGGTCGGCACGGTGCCCTCGACCGGGACGAACCGGCCGAGGGGCTGACCGGGCGCCGGCTCCTGCGGGACGGCACCGGGCATCACGGCCACGGCCTCGTCCGGGTGGGCGGCCGGCCTGAGCTGGGGGCCGGCCGGTTCGGCGAGGTACTGCTGCTGCTCGGCCGAGGGCTGGTCCGGGATGGGGGCCATCGCCGGTGCCGGTGCCGCTGCGGCGAGCGGCTGGACGGTTTCCGCGGGTTCGGCGGGGACGGCTGTGTCGGCCTGGGGGGCGGTCTCCGGCGACGGCTGACCGGCGTGTGCCGCCAGGGGCTCGGGCGTCTGGGCCGACTGCTCCGCCGGGGCGGGCTCGCTCGGCTGCACGGCGGCCTCCTCGGCGGCGGGGGCCTGGTCGGGCTGTTCGGGGGCCTGTGCCTGTGCCTGCGGCGCGGGGGCCTCGGTCCGCGGCTCGGGATGCGCTGCCTGGTCCGCCGGCGGCTCGGCCTGCTCCGGGGCGCCGGGCTGAACGCCTGCTTCCGGCTCGGCGGGGAGGGGCTCGGGGGCCAGGGCCCCGGCCGGGGCGTGGGGCGGGAGCGCCTGGGCGGGGGCGTAGGCCTCCGCGATGGGCTCCGGCGCGTGTGCCTCCGCTGCGGGCTCCGGGACGTGTGCCTCCGCTGCGGGCTCCGGGACGTGCGCCTCTGCCATGGCCTGTGAGGCATGCGCCGGGGCGGGCTCGGGGGTCTCGGCGGGCTCGGCCTCGGGGACGGCCTGGGCCGGCTCGGTGCTGCCCGGAACCTCTGCGGCATGGGGAGCGGGCAGTTCACCGTCGGCCGGAGCCTCCGTGTCCTGCGAGGCGGCCTCGGGCGCCTCTACGACCACCGCCTCCTGAACGACGCCTTCGGGCTCCGCCTCGACGACGGCCTCGGCCACCGGCTGCGGCTCCTCCGGTACGACGGCCTCGGGCACCGGCACCTCGCCGTGCTCCGCGCCCTCGGGGCCCTCCGGCCCCACCGGGACCTGCGCGGGCTCGCCGGCCGGAACCCCTTGCGGGACGGCGTCGACCGGAACGTCCTGCGGGGCGGGCTCGACCGGCTGGGCCTGTCCCCCGTCCCCGGGCTCCTGCCCAACAGGATCGGCGGCGGCAGCGTCACCCTGCGCCTCATGCGCGACCGGCGTCGGCGCCCCGGCCTGCCCCGGATCAGCGGCCGCATGCTCGGGCGACGGCTCCGGCGCACCGTACGTCTCGTCCTGCCCCACCGGCGCCTGAGCCTCAGCGACCTGCGCGGCAGCGGCCCCGGCCTCGGTGGCGACGCGCGCCACAACCGCCTGCGCGGCCCCGACCGGCTCTGCGACCGGAACCGGAACAACCGTTTCGGCAGTCTGGGCCTCCGCGGTCACCGGCCCGGGGACGGGCGCACCCCAGGCCCCCGCGGGCGCCGGGGCCTGCGCCGTCTCGGCGTACTCGGGGACGGCCGGTCCCGGCTGGCGGGCCGGCATGCCGACGGCGCCCCGGTCGGCCAGCGAGCGGACCGGGCTGGCGGAGGTGTCCGGGATGGGCGGGCCCAGGTGCAGGGGCCGCCTGGGGGTGATCGGAGGGATCGGCGTCGTCGGGGCCGTGGGCGTGGCGGGCCCGGGCAGTCGGACGCCGGTCAGGTCGACGGAGCCGCTGTCACGGCCGGAGAGCTCGTGCGCGTCCGGCTCGTGCACGGCCTCGACGACCGGCTCCGGCGCGGGTGGAGCGACCTCGTTGCCCCAGGCGCCCTGGGAGCCGGGCAGCAGCAGGTCTTCTTCTTCAGCGGGAGTCTCGGAGAGGTAGCTGTACGCATCCGGCGCCGCGGGGACGCCCGGCTGCTCCACCATGCCTGCGCTCTCCGGCAGTCCCTCGCCCGGGACCTGGCCGGTGTCGGTCATGCGTACCCCTCGCCCATCGGTTAGTGCTTCTACGACCAGCCACCGGGGACGGCGCACCGACCGCCCCCGCTATGAAGAACGAGCGTCCGAGCCCAGCGGCACGAACGACCCGCCCAAAAAAGGCGACAAAGCCATTGAGTGGCATTGTCGTGGCCGTTCGGCCGTCGCGACAGGCTGATCCGCGACGGGCCGCTGTGGACTGCGCCACGTTGCGCGTCCTCCGGTTCCGCCGTACCACACACGCCCCGAACAGGGAGCGTTTTTCCGGACATCGACCGACGAACTGCCGGGCGCCCGCGTGCGGTACAACGATCGGCCAGCCTACCGCGAGCGGTACGACAACAGGATCACGGGGATGGTCGGACGGTCACACCGTGCGATCGGGCAGTACCCCGCTGAGCAGGAACGCAACGCTCCGTTCGCGTTCCGTCCAGGCCCGCGTGTCGAGTTCGACGGACTGCAGCAGGGCGCACTCGACGTCGTAGCCGTGCTCCGTGAGATCGCGGCCGATGAGCTCGGCGGCGTCCCGGGTGGCGGCGTGGGTGACGATGCGCTGCGGGCGCCGGTCGGCGACGGCGGAGACGACGGCCGCCCCTCCGCCGCCGACGCGGACGACGTCCGGTTCGGGGAGGTCCTCCAGGACGTGCGGGGCGGTGCCGTGGACGATCTGGGTCTGTACGCCGAAGGCGCGCGCGTTCGCCTCCGTGCGCTCACAGGCGCGGGGGTCGCTGTCGACGGCGATGACGGCCGCGCCGGCCCGTGCGGCCTCGGTGGCGAAGGCACCGCTGCCGCAGCCGATGTCCCAGACGAGGTCGCCGACGCGCGGGCCGAGCCGGGCGAGTTGGGCGGCGCGCAGGGGTTCGAGCTCGCCCTCGCCCATGAGGCCGCCGTACGCCTGTGCGGGCAGCGTCCAGCCGCGCGGGCCGGTGGAGGGGTCGCGGCCGGCGATCCAGCCGATGCCGTCGGGCGCGGGGGCGGTGCCGCCGGCGACGATGACGACGTTGGGGTCGCGCCAGGTGTGGTCGGCGGCCTTGTCGGAGGTGACGACGGTGACCTGCTCACGGTCGGTGCCGAGTTCCTCGCAGATCACGAAGGTGCGGTGGACGCCCTCCAGGAGCAGGCCGAGTTCGGCGGGGCCCGCGCCGGGCGAGGTGAGCACGGCGACCTTGGTGTGGGCCCGGCACACATTCACCGCGCGTCGCAGGGTGCGCGGGTGTGCCACGACCACCTGTGCGTCGTCCCAGGGCATCCCGGCGCGGGCGAAGGCGGTGGCCACCGAGGACACGGCGGGGACGACCTCGACCTCCAGGCCGAACTCGGGTGCCCGCAGGGTGCGTACGACGCCGAAGAAGCCGGGGTCGCCGTCGGCCAGGACGACCGCGGTGCCGCGGTGGCCGGCGACGCGGCGGGCGGCGAGGGCGACGCTGCCCAGGCGGATGCGCTCGGCGTTCGGGGGCACCTCGGGGAGCGCCAGATGGTGGCCGGCGCCGGCCACGAGGGTGGCCGCGCCGAGGGCGGAGCGTGCCGCGGCGGTCAGCGGCGAGCCGTCCCAGCCGATCACCGTGACGCGGTCGGCCATCGTCGTCAGTCTCCTGGTGTCGCGCAGGTCGTCATGGGGAGCCCGAGGACCGGGCCTCGTGAGGGTACCTGGTCGGGGCGGGGCCGCCGCCGGGGCCCGGGGATCGGCTCCGGGTCAGTTCCACTCGCCGTAGGAGGTGAAACCGCCGGATCCGGCCAGGTGGTCCCCGGCGCCGTCGAGGTCCTCGGGGAGGAGGCTCCAGACGATGAAGTCGGTGCGCACATCGGTCCAGGTGCCGTCCTCGGTGCGCACGTGGGCTATGCAGGCGTTGCGCAGGACGCCCTCGCTGATGCAGCCGATCTTCTGGGCGACCTGCTGGGAGGCGGTGTTGTCGGCGGCGGTGCGCAGCTCGATGCGCTCGAACTTCTGGTCGGCGAACAGCCATTGGGCGGTGGCGAGGGCGGCCTCGGAGGCGTAGCCCTCGCCGCGGGCCCAGGGGGCGACGATGTAGGAGAGTTCGGTGGCGCGTACGTGCCAGTTGGTCTTGGCCAGTTGGACGATGCCGACCAGGCGCTGGGTGAGGAACTCGGTGACGGCGAGGTCGAGTCCGCGGCCGGCCTCCCGCTCGGCGGGCGCGTGTTCGGTGATCCAGGAGCGCGCGCTGTCCTCGGTGAAGGGCTGCGGCACGTCGGTCCAGGCGCCGACCTGTTCGTCGTTCATCATCTCGGCCAGTGCGGGCACGTCGTCCTCGTCGAGGGGACGCAGCACCAACCGCTCCGTGCTGATGGAGATGGTGGGGAAGGTGCCAGTCATGCGCCGCTCCGTAACCGTCGGAAATACCTTCAGGGCCTGCGAACTGCCCAGCATGCAGCATGAAAGCACTGAACCGCACCACGGGGTCCGCACCCGGTGAAGGTGTGGACCCCGTGGTGGGCGATACGCGTCGAACGCCCCGTCAGATGACGGTCCGACGGCTCAGAAGGAGGCGACGACGGCGCCGTCGTACTTGTCCTCGATGAACTTCTTCACCTCGGGCGAGGTGAGCAGCTTGGCGAGCTTCTCGACGCGCGGGTCGTCCTCGTTGCCCTTCTTCACGGCGAGGAAGTTGCCGTACGGGTTGTCCTTGGGGGACTCGGCCGCGATGGCGTCCTCGGCGGGGCTGAGGTCGGCCTCGAGCGCGTAGTTGCCGTTGATCACGGCGGCGTCGACGTCGGCGAGGGAGCGGGGCAGCTGGGCCGCCTCCAGCTCCTTGAAGCTCAGGTTCTTCGGGTTGGAGGCGATGTCCTTGGGGGTCGCCTCGTAGCCCACGCCCGCCTTCAGCTCGATCACGCCGTTGGCCTCGAGCAGCTTGAGCGCGCGGGCCTCGTTGGTGGTGTCGTTCGGCAGGGCGACGGTGGCGCCCTTCTCGAGGTCCGCGAGCTTCTTGACGCCCTTGGAGTAGACGCCGAGGGGCTCCAGGTGCACCGTGGCGTTCGGCACGGCGACGATGTCGGTGCCGTTCTTCTTGTTGAAGTCGTCCAGGTACGGCTGGTGCTGGAAGTAGTTGGCGTCGACCTCGCCCTGCTGGACGGCCGTGTTCGGCGTCACGTAGTCGGTGAACTCCTTGACCTCGAGGTCGAGGCCGGCCTTCTTCGCGAGGTTGTCCTTGATGTAGGTGAGGATCTCGCCCTGCGGGGTCGGCGTGGCGGCGACCTTGAGCGGGGCGTTCGCGTCGGAGGCGGAGTCGTTGTCCGAGCCGCAGGCGGTGAGCCCGAGGGTGAGGGCTCCGACGGCGAGGGCGGCGGTGGTGATCTTGGCGGTGTTACGCACGAAAAGTGCCTTTCCTAGGGTGGTGCGACCCCGGCATGGGTGCCCGGGGAGTTCAGGGGGGCGAGCGCGACTAGACGGTCTTGCTCGTGGCGGTGGCGGCCTTCAGCAGGCGCAGCCTGGGCGCGGGCCCGGAGCGGCCGCCCCGGTGGTGCAGCGAGCGGGCCGCGAAGTCGCCGGCGGCCTGGATGAGGGAGATGACGACGGCGAGGATCGCCACCGTGATCCACATCAGCTCGGTCTCGAAGCGCTGGAAGCCGTAGCGAATGGCGATGTCGCCGAGGCCGCCGGCGCCGACCGTGCCGGCCATGGCCGAGTAGCCGATGAGGGCGACGATCGTGGTCGTGGTGCTGGCGATGAGGGACGGCAGCGACTCGGGGACGAGGACCTTGCGGACCACGGTCCAGGTGTTGCCGCCCATGGCCTGCACGGCCTCGACGAGTCCGCCGTCGACCTCGCGGACGGCCGTCTCGACCAGCCGTGCGAAGAACGGGATCGCGCCGATGGCGAGGGGCACGATGGCGGCCTCGCGGCCGATGGTCGTGCCGGTGACCCAGCGGGTGAAGGTCATCAGCGCGACCATCAGGATGATGAACGGCATGGACCGGGCGATGTTCACGATCTGCCCGATGACCTTGTTGGCGACGACGTTCTGCAGGAGTCCGTCGCGGTCGGTGAGGACGAGCAGGATGCCCAGCGGGAGGCCGCCGACCACGGCGATCAGCGTGGACCAGCCGACCATGTAGAGGGTGTCCCAACACGCCTGTTCCAGCAGGGGCTGCATCTCGGACCAGGTCACAGCCGGGCACCTTCCTTCAGCAGTACGGGCTCCTGGCCCAGGACGTCGATCTGGAGGCCCTGTTCGCGCAGGAAGCCGATGGGCACGACGTTGTCCTCGTAGCGGCCGGGCAGTTCGATGCGCATCCGGCCGACCTGGAGGCCGCCGACGGTGTCGATGGCGGCACCGAGGATCGATATGTCGATGTTGTAGGTGCGCGAGAGCTGGGAGATGACCGGCTGGGTGGCGGCCTCGCCGTGGAAGGTGACGTCGACGACGGTGCGGTCGTCGGCGGAGGCCTCGCCGCCCACCGGGAACAGGGCGGAGGCCAGTTCGGAGCCGGGGGTGGCGAGCAGTTCGCCGACGGTGCCGGACTCGACGATCCGGCCCCGCTCCATCAGCGCGGCGGAGTCGCAGATCGACTTCACGACGTCCATCTCGTGGGTGATGAGCAGGACGGTCAGGCCCAGTTGCCGGTTCAGGTCGCGCAGCAGCTGGAGGATCGATCGGGTGGTCTCCGGGTCCAGGGCGCTGGTGGCCTCGTCGGAGAGCAGCACCTTGGGGTCGCCGGCCAGGGCGCGGGCGATGCCGACGCGCTGCTTCTGGCCGCCGGAGAGCTGGGCGGGGTAGGACTTGGCCTTGTCGGCGAG containing:
- the cbiE gene encoding precorrin-6y C5,15-methyltransferase (decarboxylating) subunit CbiE, which gives rise to MADRVTVIGWDGSPLTAAARSALGAATLVAGAGHHLALPEVPPNAERIRLGSVALAARRVAGHRGTAVVLADGDPGFFGVVRTLRAPEFGLEVEVVPAVSSVATAFARAGMPWDDAQVVVAHPRTLRRAVNVCRAHTKVAVLTSPGAGPAELGLLLEGVHRTFVICEELGTDREQVTVVTSDKAADHTWRDPNVVIVAGGTAPAPDGIGWIAGRDPSTGPRGWTLPAQAYGGLMGEGELEPLRAAQLARLGPRVGDLVWDIGCGSGAFATEAARAGAAVIAVDSDPRACERTEANARAFGVQTQIVHGTAPHVLEDLPEPDVVRVGGGGAAVVSAVADRRPQRIVTHAATRDAAELIGRDLTEHGYDVECALLQSVELDTRAWTERERSVAFLLSGVLPDRTV
- a CDS encoding methionine ABC transporter permease gives rise to the protein MTWSEMQPLLEQACWDTLYMVGWSTLIAVVGGLPLGILLVLTDRDGLLQNVVANKVIGQIVNIARSMPFIILMVALMTFTRWVTGTTIGREAAIVPLAIGAIPFFARLVETAVREVDGGLVEAVQAMGGNTWTVVRKVLVPESLPSLIASTTTTIVALIGYSAMAGTVGAGGLGDIAIRYGFQRFETELMWITVAILAVVISLIQAAGDFAARSLHHRGGRSGPAPRLRLLKAATATSKTV
- a CDS encoding methionine ABC transporter ATP-binding protein, translating into MITTSGLTKVYRSRGREVTALDGVDLHVREGEVYGVIGQSGAGKSSLIRCVNLLERPTSGTVTVAGQDLTALAGRGPRAGRELRRARSRIGMVFQHFNLLSSRTVQDNVELPLEILGKSGKERSRKALELLDLVGLADKAKSYPAQLSGGQKQRVGIARALAGDPKVLLSDEATSALDPETTRSILQLLRDLNRQLGLTVLLITHEMDVVKSICDSAALMERGRIVESGTVGELLATPGSELASALFPVGGEASADDRTVVDVTFHGEAATQPVISQLSRTYNIDISILGAAIDTVGGLQVGRMRIELPGRYEDNVVPIGFLREQGLQIDVLGQEPVLLKEGARL
- a CDS encoding GNAT family N-acetyltransferase codes for the protein MTGTFPTISISTERLVLRPLDEDDVPALAEMMNDEQVGAWTDVPQPFTEDSARSWITEHAPAEREAGRGLDLAVTEFLTQRLVGIVQLAKTNWHVRATELSYIVAPWARGEGYASEAALATAQWLFADQKFERIELRTAADNTASQQVAQKIGCISEGVLRNACIAHVRTEDGTWTDVRTDFIVWSLLPEDLDGAGDHLAGSGGFTSYGEWN
- a CDS encoding MetQ/NlpA family ABC transporter substrate-binding protein, translating into MRNTAKITTAALAVGALTLGLTACGSDNDSASDANAPLKVAATPTPQGEILTYIKDNLAKKAGLDLEVKEFTDYVTPNTAVQQGEVDANYFQHQPYLDDFNKKNGTDIVAVPNATVHLEPLGVYSKGVKKLADLEKGATVALPNDTTNEARALKLLEANGVIELKAGVGYEATPKDIASNPKNLSFKELEAAQLPRSLADVDAAVINGNYALEADLSPAEDAIAAESPKDNPYGNFLAVKKGNEDDPRVEKLAKLLTSPEVKKFIEDKYDGAVVASF